A single region of the Maniola jurtina chromosome 21, ilManJurt1.1, whole genome shotgun sequence genome encodes:
- the LOC123876087 gene encoding uncharacterized protein LOC123876087: protein MAWDKEKTLLFIEKYREIRELWDPKHPQHFNKIIKQDGWVKLSDQFGITVEECQKKITSLLASLRREKSKMKKSASGTGKGAEEVYTSTWFAYAALSFILDRYEPRKTTDSIPCEPGTQDLQETRDKPPENPDAPQRKKAKVDGSDDIMHSTFQILQDFTSAKSDECTTFGKFITEKLKTYSHNTRACVQHHISNILFSADRGEYEYMYQQHGYWTPDSQLSRNESNHAGPSGLQSTPSPAAVPSTADAQLSSPEASINSQESEGFMREFGDLID, encoded by the exons ATGGCTTGGGACAAAGAGAAGACTCTATTATTCATAGAAAAATATAGGGAAATCAGGGAATTATGGGACCCTAAGCATCCTCaacactttaataaaataataaaacaagacGGTTGGGTGAAATTATCGGATCAATTTGGAATAACCGTAGAAGAATGTCAAAAGAAAATCACAAGCCTTTTAGCATCTCTTAGAAGAGAAAAGAGCAAAATGAAAAAAAGTGCTTCAGGAACCGGAAAAG GTGCAGAAGAAGTATATACTAGTACCTGGTTCGCATATGCAGCTTTATCATTTATACTGGACAGATATGAACCACGGAAGACAACAGATTCa ATTCCTTGTGAACCTGGGACACAAGACTTGCAGGAGACTCGCGACAAGCCACCTGAAAATCCTGATGCACCACAACGGAAAAAAGCGAAGGTGGATGGAAGTGATGATATAATGCACTCGACTTTCCAAATTTTGCAAGACTTTACTTCTGCTAAATCGGATGAATGCACTACTTTTGGGAAATTTATTACTGAAAAACTCAAGACGTACTCTCATAATACTAGGGCCTGTGTACAGCACCACATTTCCAATATCTTGTTTAGTGCCGATCGCGGTGAATATGAGTACATGTACCAGCAACATGGATATTGGACTCCTGATTCTCAACTTTCGCGTAATGAATCAAACCATGCTGGACCATCAGGCCTCCAAAGTACACCCTCACCAGCAGCAGTTCCATCCACTGCAGACGCCCAACTTTCTTCGCCTGAAGCCAGCATTAATAGCCAAGAAAGTGAGGGGTTTATGCGTGAATTTGGAGATCTGATTGATTAA